The sequence below is a genomic window from Globicephala melas chromosome 14, mGloMel1.2, whole genome shotgun sequence.
GTAATGAGACTCAATACATCTGCTTCTGCTCTCCATGGCCATTTCATTTCCACTCGGTTTCCGTAATGTTGGCTATAGAAAAATCAAGAACTTAATCGAATTTCCATGGATAGGGATGGGGGTATAGAGAAAAATCTCTTCCTGCCCATCTGTGGCCCACCTGAAATGTTGCAAATATATACTCAAAGCTTTCAATCTCTTCCCTTGAGATTTCTTTCAAGGGTTTTATACTTAGAAAATCTTTCACACAGAGGTCAGGTTAATAATTTTCATCAagttttcttctagtcttttGATAATTTGTTTCatacaattaaaaaacatttatctGAAAATAGTATTGATATATATGGTCTGGAAGGAAGCtctaactttttatttcttcaaacaccCATCTTTCCTAAGTCCTTTACTGAGTAATCTAGCCTCTTCCCCAACTGATTTGAGATTCATCCTGTATCATAACAAAAGAGCTTTAAATTAtactcaaattttatttattgacaaTTCtgaccatactgttttaattattaaagttTCTTCCAGAGAAACTTTAAAATCGCTTtatcaaatgcaaaaaaaaaaaacacaaaaaaacagagagagagacaaggcattgaattaaaactataaacaatTAGATAAAAACTTGATACATTATATTTAGGTTCTCTCCCATTAGTCCTACAAGAGTGAGGCCTGCCTTGCAGCCCTTTTTGCAATTGGTCCCAGCCAACCACACCCAGCCCACGTACAACTTTCATTGGAATGAAAGTTCAGAAAGTTATGTGCACCTTGTTATTTCTCTGCTTCTAAGGGTTCTTAATAAATCTTATTTtccattcacacacacacgtgcgtgcacaTGCACGCATGCCACTGAGGTTCTGACCACCTAAATCTTCAAATATTGTGAATTAAACAATCTTATTTAGAAAAGTCTTGTAAGCTATTATGGATGAAAAAGCAATAAATCTTatatgacaaatttttttttaaatatttatttatttggctgcaccaagtCTTTGTTGCGGCGGCATGTACAATCTTTAGTCGCGgtatgtgggctcttagttccctgaccggggatggaacccaggccccctgccttgggagcacggagtcttaaccactggaccaccaggaagtccctcatatgacaaatttttaaattcaataaattaCTGTCTAATCCTTGACAGTAATTAACAAGACTTAGGGCTCTGCAAAACATATGATGAAAATTTGTAGAGTGTTACTAAAGGGAATTTACCTGATGAAATCTTTTAAGATGGAGAATTAGGATAGCTGGAACAGCAGAAATGAGCAATTGCTTCCTGGCATTAGTATAAAcccctcctgctttcttttctgcATAAAATACAAGATAACAAAGTTCCTTGTAAATTACCATCTTATACATTATCTACCCTATAATACAGTAAACATTTAAATAGAAGCATCATactacattttcaaaaatgttaaaaaagaaattagaccTCTGATTACAGGGAGCCTCTACTCGTTCCCAAAACTCCACTAATATGAAAGGGAGTATTTTTTAAGGCACATACTTATAAGGAGAAAGAATAGGGGAGGTGACACTTGCAATATAACTTTGGAAACTGGAAAGCAAATAGACCAGTAGTGACTTATGTCAATGCCCGCCAGTCAAAGAACAACAGAAACACACCTGTAGTTGAAAAAACTGGGTCATTACTCATTGCAGTGAAAAGGGATCATGTATCATGGGAATGATGGGTCATTTCAATAAGAGGTTGTTAGAAAAGACTTGTGATAGGATTTGAATATGGCTAATTGCATATTTAACTTGGATTAATGTAAGCTGGCATTTCTTCCTCTCCCATATAGACATTTCTTTAATTACTAATGTATTAATCATGTCTttattctgatgctttgacatctggaGCCTTGCTGACACTGGAAAGGGCCTTTACCAGATTTAGCTAATTCCTAGATACTAAACAACTTAAGTGTGCCTTTCATATGCAAAACAACCAATCCAAAACCCATATCCCAACCACCTCCTTTATTGAGCTCTAATAACTCTAGGCCACTATTCACCTGCCCTAATCACACCAGAGCCAGGTACCAGACAGCTAGGGACAGCCCCTATACTGCAAAGTCCACTGAAATTTTCAAAACTAGTTAATCCTAAGCCTATCCTGCCGCATCCATTCCTTCCCttagaaaccacaataaaggctccTGCCTGCATTTTCCCCCTTGCTCCCTCTGTCTCCTGAccaaccctggtgcttccccttGTGGCCCTGTGTGGCGTGGCTTAGCatgccccctcctcttgggaactATAAGTAATAAACTATCTTTTCAGTGGCAATCGTCTCCTTATCTGTTAGACTCATCATACCTAAATAATAAAACCTGCATTTTGAAACAACTAGTCACTAAGTAATCAGAGTGTTCTCTCCATTTAATCAAGGCTAGAGGTACACCAGAAATTTCTTACTTGACAAATCCcccttttctacttttctctgGTCAACAAAACACAGTTATTATATTGCTAGCTTTATAACATACAGTTACTTAAAATCTTCAAATTTCTATCTTATGATATGACTTTATACTAGATTGATGGGATTTATGAAGAACATTAATCTCACTAGTGTTGTAATTTTAAGTTTTACAGAAATTTTTTCTGGAAAGATTTCAGATAGCTAGTTCCCTGAAATAAGATTATGTGGGTGTGCATTTTCGAGGCAGAGATGGATACTTCCTGTCCTTCAATGTATTTCAACAAAAATCTACTGAAAAGTTACTCTGCCCAGTCAGTGTCTTCAGTGTTGAGGTACAAATATGATAAGACAACCCCTGCCTCCACGCAGCTAAAGTACGCAGACCAGGTTCTTAGGCTCCTCTTTGTGGGATCTATAACCCACTATCACTGTTTATCAGATAATCcatgaatacttttaaaaaattaagctaaaTATTTACCTGCAGAACTGGTTTCCTTTGGgtacttctgtttcttttcagtaCAGTTCTCACACAGAAGCTTGTTGTTCCCCATTAGTAATTCCATAGATGTAAACTGATAGAGACAGGACTGAATTGAACATTCTTTAGAAGTGGTTATATAGCTCTGAGAAAGGGTCTGAAAAGCATTTTGGGGGCTGTAAGACACCATATGCTTGCCCtctgaaaaacacaaattatttGAAACGTTTAGTGGCTGATTTTCTCTGTCAAAATCCCTATCTCCAGTTACAGTGCTGCTCAGGTGAAGTTCAGAAATAGCTCCAGCCACTCCCTCATCACCACCGTCACCCTCCTTGGTGAGTGGTTCACTCTCTGACGGATGGCGAAGGTGTCCATTCGTGTGCACAAAGTACCCACTGCTGGATCTCAACAACAAAGTCTGCTTAGGAGCACTTTCAGACTCTGAAGCCTCACTGTCGGCACCAACACTACTTTCAGAAAGGCTGGCTTCTTTTTCACTGCCGTCGGTAGGGCTTTCAGTCAGAGTCGACTCAGTGTTCACGATGCTTGCAGACGATGAGGAGTCTCTATTCATTTcaaggttttcatttttctggtatATGACAACAGCTTTATCTTCTCCAGGTGACAATTTTCTTGTACATTTTCTGCCATGAATTAGTTGATTCTGTAAGTTGATAGTGTTTTCAGAGAAAAGAATCTTGTGACCTTACTGAAAATAAATGCCAGTAAGTCTTATTTAAACATTCGACAATTTCTAAAATACTATTTCTAGTACCTTTGAAATCCATTTCCTAAATCTACCCAAAGTACAATCAATAGAAGATATGCTAACAAAgagctctaatttgaaaataaacttttacaCAAGAAACCGACAATAATGGTTACCTATTCATGGAGAGGGAACAGGACTTTTGTAGAACAGTGCTATGAAGGAGGCTTTTCAAGTGTAAACCTTTGCATAATCTCTGTTGTCTTGCCCCTTAAAGGACCTTCTAACAGAGTAAGTTAAATCTGGTAATACATCAATTTGCCAAGTTAGTACAAATCATATCatgtaaaaaagtttttttttaatgaggtgcAAATTCAGATTGATGTCTTTAAATGTATACGGCATAATTCATCAACCAGGTATGTCCCTAGAGAAATAATGGGTCTAGACAATGGTCATCAATGACTGATAACattacagaaagagaaacatcaaacATGATGTGCACCTCATGATGGAAATATACACCACCACTTAAAAGTTTTcttgccaaaaattaaataaataatcaaacttAAACCTAATAAGTCCCTAACTGCCTTagagaggaaacaaaaggaaCAGAGGCACCTCTTAACAACATGCAGATGAATTACTGCATGCAAAATGAATTACCACAACATACAAACTGAATTACTATAACATGCAAAATGAAACACTATTGATGTGGGAATGTGAGAGACTGCTgaaaaaaatgatatgatcacttcaacaaataaattgcaaagaaaaaaaaaggtggaatcTGTGgattaaaagacatttaaaagacATGGCAAATCTATAGATCTTTTTTAGATCCTAAATTCAAATATGctttcaaaagcaaaaacaagtaTTTTATGAGACAACTGCAGAAATTTTAATTATGACTAGATATTTATGCTATTaacaagttttaaatattttaggtacAGTAATGATACAATAGTTATGTCTTTAAAAAGCATCTTTTAGAGATATACATTTAAGTATATGATGTATTGgggatttatttcaaaataatctagGATGGTGAGGAGGAAAATGTGGGATAGATACAGATAAAACATGGTTAGCTGTGAGATGATGACTATGACGCTGAGAAATGGGTACATGGGAGTTCATCATACTTCCTTACTTTTGTgtacttttgaaattttttttaataaaaagttttaaaaaacagatgtcTCACAAATGCATATAATCTTACCTTATCTTTAGATGAAGAATGCTTCTTGGTGGCTCTAGGTTGATGAGTATTTTCTATAGTAACAGTGCCACTGTATTCACCATTATCTGTGTCCTGTAAACTTCTATATTTACTCATTCTTCCCAAAAGTACAGGTTTTGAAACCtattagataccatatatataaCACAAAACTTCTTTAGGAAATAAATTCTGGATatcatctactttttaaaatttctaattcatCTGAAATGTAATTTCCTAAACATTAATTCTCAAAATATGAAGCATAAAGGTTTAAATTCCTTGAGAATAAGAACTAtatcataggggcttccctggtggcacagtggttgagaatccgcctaccaatgcaggggacacgggttcgagctccgatccagg
It includes:
- the USP45 gene encoding ubiquitin carboxyl-terminal hydrolase 45 isoform X4, whose translation is MMKLEKKSKISTVKDPFIDISLPIIEERVSKPVLLGRMSKYRSLQDTDNGEYSGTVTIENTHQPRATKKHSSSKDKNQLIHGRKCTRKLSPGEDKAVVIYQKNENLEMNRDSSSSASIVNTESTLTESPTDGSEKEASLSESSVGADSEASESESAPKQTLLLRSSSGYFVHTNGHLRHPSESEPLTKEGDGGDEGVAGAISELHLSSTVTGDRDFDRENQPLNVSNNLCFSEGKHMVSYSPQNAFQTLSQSYITTSKECSIQSCLYQFTSMELLMGNNKLLCENCTEKKQKYPKETSSAEKKAGGVYTNARKQLLISAVPAILILHLKRFHQAGLSLRKVNRHVDFPLTLDLAPFCSATCKNVSVGDKVLYGLYGVVEHSGSMRGGHYTAYVKVRTPSRKLLEHITGKKNVPGLKEPDSESAGQWVHVSDTYVQVVPESRALSAQAYLLFYERIL